The following DNA comes from Triticum aestivum cultivar Chinese Spring chromosome 3D, IWGSC CS RefSeq v2.1, whole genome shotgun sequence.
gctactgtagtaatcatgttttatagcttttgtttcaataaagtgccaagtaagacctttaggaagacttgggtgaaagttaatgtgatcttgctgtaaaaaacagaaactttgcgctcacgagaatagatgtcattttttacataagagtgattttgagttgattctttttgcataagtttaatagacaaattcctcacgtccatcaatttatttcataatttttggagtagcagaagtatggttgctgttcagatcattacagactggtctgtttctgacagattctgttttcattacatagtttgcttgttttctactccctccgttccaaaatagatgacccaattttgtactaaagttagtacaaagttgattcatctattttagaacggagggagtagtttctatggcttatatttctcaatataaattttagaaatgatatggtacagtaggcattgtgtgagaacaattatgaaccttgtctttgacagtaccaaagtgaatggtttactctgtatcatactaacctatctcatgaagttccgttaagttttgtgtgattgaatttttcaagttttgggtgagatattgatatgaggagaataaggagtggaaagaccctaagattggggatgcccaaggcaccccaaggtaatattcaaggaagactcaagcgccaaagctttgggatgccccggaaggcatcccctctttcgtcttcaaaactatcggtataccttactcagagctatatttttattggtcacatgatatgtgttttgcttggagaatattttcaattttacttgctgtttgaataaaatcattggatctgaaatcttgaatgaaaaagaatcctcccatggctagttaattatttgactactcagtgttcttcacttatatctgtttggagtagtttgtcatttactcacgtgctccACGTATATCCtaggagtaaatggttgaatgaattgaatatcataaatttgaatttctatgtgtttcatatgcttataccatggggagtaatgacttcacataaaataagtataggtagtaaacttattaaaagttagcaaacgcagaatcggtcacttgaacaattcatgaaagaatattgaaagaagagggatttcacatataaatatactatcttggacatctttttgcaattgtgagcactcattaaaatatgacatgcgaaaaggttgatgttggacaaggaagacaacgtaatgggttatgtcttcttatatccgaaataaagtatactATCATGggtcatccaacatgctgagcttgcctttccccctcatgctagccaaattctttgcaccaagtagagatactacttgtgcttccgaatatcccttaaactagttttgccatgagagtccaccatacctacctatggattgagtaagatccttcaagtaagttgtcatcggtgcatgcaataaaaattgttctctaaatatgtatgatctattagtgcgaagaaaataagctttatacaaacttgtgatagggaagtaataaaagcgacggactgcataataaaggtctttatcacaaggggcaatataaagtgacgttcttttgcattaagattttgtgcatccaaccatgaaagcgcatgacaacctctgtttccctctgcgaagggcctttcttttacttttatGTTCTACCTTATGCAATAGTCATGGTGATctacacctttcctttttatattttattatttggcaagcacattgtgttgaaagatcctgatatatatatccaattggatgtaagttatcatgaactattattggtgacattacccttgaggtaaaaggttgggaggcgaaactataagcccctatctttctctgtgtccgactaaaactttgaacccataaatatcacatgagtgtcagcaattgtgaaagattaaatgatagttgagtatgtggagtttgctaaatcaaagctatgacatagacccttcctgaaaataagatgaattgcaattgtttgatgactgagaatatagtttgttagtttcaaaaAGGTTTATGATCTATACATTAACATGTGAATagcatgttacttgatcatgaaaagttttatgagatgagctactgttatgacatataatgatgctagaaaaggtgattgaaactaccattgatcaaacttaagcacttgctagctctcacacttcataaattatttcttttatcatgtacctactcgaggacgagcaggaattaagcttggggatgctgatacgtgtccaacgtatctataatttatgaagtattcatgccatgtttacaatagttttatatgattttggtatgatttgattagaactaacccggactgacgctgttttcagcagaactatcgtggtgttatttttgtgcagaaataaaagttctcggaatgggctgaaaaacaacggagattttttctggataataagaaaaatactggaacaaaaatctaccagaggggagtcacgggggccccacgagggtgggaaCGCGGCCCCCTGCCTTATGGACTCCCCGagggcccccttgacgtgaaatcaacgccaacttctcctataaatatagaaaccttcgggaattaacctagatcggaagttccgccgccgcaagcctctgtagccacgagaaatcaatctaggccctctccggcaccctgccggagggggccatcatcatcaccggaggccatggaggaggatcccggaggggccatcattgccatgaaggccaaggaccagagggagaacctctccccatctaggggggaggccatggaggaggaagcacaagggggagaacctctcctcctctctctcggtggcgccggagtgccatcgggaggggaatcatcgctgcggtgatcgtcttcatcaaacatcaccatcatcatcaccatcctcatctcttttacgcggtccactctcccgcaacccgctgtaatccctacttgaacatggtgctttatgcaacatattatgatccaatgatgtgttgccatattatgatgttttgagtagatatcttttgtccttgggttgattgatgatctagattggtatgagttgtatgttctattttggtgctgtcctatggtgccctccgtgtcacgcaagcgtgagggattcccgccgtagggtgttgcaatatgtccatggtttgcttattgtctgtgttgcgtgagtgactgaaacacaaacatggataagcgggacatggtgtatgggaataaagaggacttgatactttaatgctatggttgggttttaccttaatgatctttagtagttgcggatgcttgctagagttccaatcataagtgcatatgatccaagaagagaaagtatgttagcttatgcctctccctcatatgaaattgcaatagtgattatcggtcttgttaacaattgcctaggataattccgcacaacgacccatcattattccacactcgctatttataatatttagtagctttatgataatagcacctacttttatgttttagctctccgatatcatgcaaagttatcctcttcatacccacaacgtagtttatttctcgtttctagttggaagcaaacgttcggtgtacgtagagttgtatcagtggcagataggacttgagagaatattgatcttacctttagctccttgtgggttcgacactccatacttatcacctccacctttgggaattgctacgatgattccctgcacttggggattatcactacacgtttcattcacatgttgggatgtgttcaaaatgttgcttttataatggatgatgtagagttatggttgattttgttgcatcctacaaagtaataattatgaaatgcatttagattttcatttgactgggattatgtgagtttgagcatattgtgaaataatatagacctcgtatacatcttggaattcaacaatgattataactattgaattgtatagaccattataTTCGAAgttagtagcctaatatatttatttcacaattacaacaaatgattaatctttacctaataataaaggacggaggctttcatagttctccataggTCTATTAGTTTTTTCTTTACGTTCTTTTGTTTTCTGTGCGTTCTTATATGTATTTGTACTTTTGGAAAAAAACGTGCGTTCTGATATGTAATCGATCGTGTTATGTGCGTTAAAGACTATTGGGCTGTCGGTTGTGTACTTAGTTGAGTTGGGccttcctcccccctccccccccaaaaaaaaacaagATCTGTTGCCGCATTCGGTCTCCTCCTTTCTCATCGATCCCCTTCTTCCTCTCTACAGGACGCCTCCCGCAGCAGatcatcgcgccgccgccgccgcaaatcAGGTGTCATTCCTTTTCTTCGATCCAACCCAATCTCTTTCCTCTTCTTTAGTCCAATCCTTCTACTTTTTGATCCAATCCCTCTTTAACCTGAAACAGTATCCGAAAAGAACTACTTCGCTGCGCCAATGGGGTGTTCGGCTGGGACTCCGGCAAGAACTCCTTTTTCCGTTCTAGAGGCCGATGTACGCTCATATAAATACACATCTACTCCCTCGACTGAAGCTACAGCCCAATTGCGTCGTTTCGTCCGTGCTCGACATTTGTGTACTGTCGTTCTGCCGATGTCGTCGGAATCTCGCCGCTTTGCCGAAGTCACCGGAATTTGTCTGTACTGCCGACTTCACTGGAAATACGTCCGCCCGTGTAGCCAAGGTACGTCGTTCAAATTGCTCGAGCAATACTGATTTGCAGTTTAGATGGCGCTGAATAGTTTAGGTGAGTGTGCGCTGAACCTCTGTCAATTGTGCTGTTCTAATTGATAGTACGTAGTTGCTCATCTTCATCTACCTTCCCCTCCATGTGGACAAGCATGCCGCCTCTTTGATGTCCTATGATTGTTTGAgcttggtcagattaatcacataCGTACATGAGCTAAGTAAAATATGGAGAACTGATCTGTTCTTTACCTGATGCAAATTCGTGGATGCTTGAACTGATTTGATCAAAAAGAACAGATCTCTGTTTTTAAATAGCAGTAGTTTCTCTGAACTTCTACTTATTTAATTGATTATTTTGGTGTCAATATCCAATAGCCTTGCTGTTTGTTAATGCTCTATTTATATCTTCTTCCAACAAAACAATTTTAtgtttacagtagaaaaaacttttAGGTTCCAGCAAAAACAATGGCTTGCCGTCGCCAGGTCACAGCAAAAAATTTGGTCGGTACCAGCCAAAAAAGAACAGTTCCAGCAAAAAAAGATCCTTGTCGCGGTCACAGGTACTATATTGTTCCACTCTACGTCTCTGTACTTATTTGGCTGAAGATGTGCATTTGTGGCTGGCTGTGATAATACATATAGTAAGATTGCATGTTATACCAGCTAGCAGAACTTCACGGACATTTGCTGGAGGGGTTGCAAGAACCTTGATCAAATaatttttattattccttgttgGTTTTAGACAATATAACAGTAGATAATTTTCACGGAAAATTGCTATGTCAGCAGCCAACTTAGTAAGGTAGATTTGTTGTTTGTTTACATAAATAATTAGTCCCCTTAATGCTCTGTTACCTTTAAACCTTTAGCATCATCTTTTCTGTGATATTTTAGCAGCTTTCATAATTAATTAGTCCCCTTAATGCTTCTGTTGTTATATTTTGCAGAAAATGGATCACAACGTTGAATCGGCAGTTGTTGAGGATTTTCATAACCAACCTTAAAAAAAAGTAAAATGTTCTGTATCAAGTCTTTTGGAATCAGATGAACATATCAATGGTGATCCATTGACATCACCTCCATCGCCAATCATCTCGACCTTACCTCCGGTTTCTGAAAGTTCTGAAATGAATGGTTTGAAATCAGATGAACAGATAAATGATAATCTATTGCCATCACTTCCATCATCAACGATCTCAACACTATCTCCGGTTTCTGGATTGATGAATGAACAAAAGGTTGCATTAGATGATGATAAGCAATCAGATGAACATAAACAGATTGAAGATGAAAGATATGATTATCTCCCACAAGGTAATTTTCTCACTTATACCTCAAAATCTTGTCACTATTGAATAATTTGCTTAAATTATTATTGGACCTTTTGAAGATTATGCATTGACCGAGCGGGATTTATGCGCTCATGTAATAATAGAAACGTCTTTGAAAAATGATTTACTGGTGAAGATAGATGACATCTCTGTCAAACAACATCAAATGGTGTGCCTGCTAGATGATAGCAAATGGCTAAATGATGATGTAAGTACTCTTATTTGCAACTAAATAGTTTCTGATTATTAATAGTCATTACTAATGTATTTTCTAATATTTATAGGTAATCAGCGCATATATATGTTGTATAAAGGATCAAGTACATGTGCAAAATAAGAATGATGGTAAAGTATATTTTGAGAACCCCTTTATTTCCAGATTGTTAAAACGGGATGGTGGTATTGGAATACATGGAGATGGTACCTTTATGACAGATATTGTCAGAAACTATCTGAAATATGACATGGTAACATCTATATCCATAATCTTCAAGTTCTGCATTTAATAGTTTTATGAAATTCGAAAAGTTACATGTCTACAAGTAACTGATTGTCTTTATTATAGATTGAACTTCCCATAAATATCGACAACAAGCATTGGTATTTAGCTATCGTCAATGCAAAAAAGTCTGAGATACAAGTATTCGACTCATTGTGTTGGGAGTTCAACCGAAATGACCTCACTACTATGGTTAGTAACTATCACTTTTATAATCCTTTATTTATTTATGTAAAATGCTATAAATTGATCCTACAGTTATGCATATCACTTCCGATCACTATTTTACAGCTACAAGGACTACAATATCATTTGGACATTCTTAGAAGACAACAAGACTCTATTAGCCATAAATGGACAGATCTAGATGTTACTAAATGGATGATTACAGAACAATTACGAGAGCCAATTCAGGAAGACAGGTATATATCACCACATATATATTTGTAATATATTCTGATCCATGTGGAGTACTCAATTTTGTTTTTAATTGTACAGTTCATCATGTGGTCTATTTATGCTTAAATTCATGGAATATTCTACCGAAGATACACTATGCCATCCGATTAcacaggtatatatatatatacacacatatatatatatatatatacacacatatatatatatatatcttttatTTCACATAAACATATATAGTTGATAACATTTTAAATTTCTACATGTACTAATATTTGTTGTTGTTGCGCAGGAAATAATTACTCCTTTTAGATATAAGTTAGCCAGCATATTATTATGTTGGAAAACAAATACAGCAGCGATGACTACCATGCTTGAACAAAGTGATATTGAGGAAGATCCTAATGATGTTGTGATGTTGGAAAGTCCGGAGGATCAAAATAAAGCAAAATCATTAAACTCATTGTCCTTCAAAAATAAATACCAATCATTGATATCTGTTATTTCTAACATGAGCCTACATGCATTAGTAGGTAGACTTTGTAGCTACATCAAGTCAATCAAGTGTATGGAAACTTTAGAGTAAGTAATTTCAAATTAGTGTTGcatattattttattttttgagtACAATTGAAAACATACATTACCTTATTTTGATGTTAATGATTCCAGAAAAGTATGGGTACAAAGCTCCAAGCCATATCCCATCAGCTTAACTCTAAAAAAGCTACAAGGAATTCTAAATGAGGATTTGCCCATGAACCGTGATTGTTTCAATCTGGTCGTACGAAGGAATATGTTTGACAACATTTAAACGATTAAAAAAAAGAAGAGGATCGATATCGAAGCATTATCTTGACATGCAGTTTTTGGTATGTTCTTACATTGACTATTACTTCTTTTGCATATACAAATTCTTTTTCATCACCTCCCTAACTAATTTGGACGACACCCAAACTATCGGAAAAAGTTAGATGTGAAACAATTAGCAAATTGCATTCGTAGCTGGCCTGGTATCAAATAGTGTTTCAACATGCAAATCAGTAAGATCCCTCCCCTACACCTGTCAGCACAATTTTTATTGTTACATTTAATATATAGCCTATTTCAGATTCATATTCCAGTGCAATCAAATGGTGATTACATCTTGTTCATACTGGACCATGATATCAAAACTGTCAACATTTTGGACCCTACTCCTATTGATCCCATCTATCAATACAACCCACATGCAAGATATGTGCACAAAATTTTGTGGATTGCTGAATACTTAACTAAAGCCATGTCAAAGGCATGCCCTGGGTCTAGATGGAACGAGAATATTTTCCTATGGCGCCAAAAAATCATACATGATATTCCGGTTCAAAATAGGTAACATTTTATATTGGATAATAAAAGACTATATACTAAGTATTTTTTGTATGTCCAATATTTTATTTCTTGACATTTGGTTACTAATAAATATTTTATATGTCAGGGAACTGTCTGGTTATTTGGTTACCCACTTCATGCCTACATGGGAAGATGAAAACCTGCATCTACCAGTTTTAAAGGTCAATATCATAAGCATTTTAAATCAATTGTTTTTAAACACACGTGATGTTAATCTTATTCTTTTTGCAATTGACGTATAGGATGGATATGAACTCAGAAAACAAATTTCGGGACAGCTACTGACATTCAAGGAGAATGAATGTGAAAACAACATGCCTGCTGGTATCCTGGAATTCATCAGTTGTATACGGGAAATCCAAAATAAAGCTGGTATGCCAAATGACTCAAATATATGATACTGCATGTCCAGATATAACAAAGACTGATATTTACCAGAGAGAAATCTGAGCATTTTGTTTATTGCAGCACAACTTTGTTCTCCAATATGAATATGTGGACTTACGGGTCAAAAGGAAAACAAAGACCAATAAAGAAGCCCCATCTCCAGCAGTTGCTCCTCCTCAACTGCCTACATGCTAGAGACTGTGACGCGCAACCTGAAGCCCACCTCTTATCCAAACTCTGTAGTTTAGTTTGTTCACCTTTCAGGGACTGCATAGATTTAGTTAATAGTGATGTTTTCCTTTGTGTCAAAACTCTTATGTAATTCGAGTTAGTTATTATGGCACTATGTCCTTTTGGGGGGAGGCCCCTGATTACCGAAAATCAATGTCATTTTTTCTATTATTTTCCACCGAGTTGAAGATCCTTCAACTATACTTGCATGGTCTGTTGAAGTTGCTTTGGATGTCCCTCCAACGTCACTGTAGAGTGTACGTACatgtatggtgttgatgtaaacaTTAATGTTTTTGGATTAGTATATTTCCTTGATTCTCAAGAGCAAAAGGAGAATATGTTCGTAAAACCACGTAATTTAAGCAGGCTACAGAGTTTAGCTGGCTTGATCTAACTTCGGCTAGAGAAAAAGATAACCACATAATTTTGGTTCAAAGCCTGACTCTTCAGTAGCACAGGGCAATAACACCGGTAAGCTGCTGCTTTTGCTTCAGTGCGCGACGTACATGATCAATCCATCTAAGCCAAATAGGAGAATACAAAGTACCGTCCAATTTCAAAAGAAATAAACCATGATGTAGCCCCAGGTAACTTAAATACAGAGGTAGTTACGATTTTGACTGAAGACAATATGGCGCAAAAGTACACTGGATATATATCAAAGTGCCCGTTGCTAAGTTACGAAGATGAGCAACCACTCagaaaagatacatgcatgcacgcTGAACCGTTGCAGGCCATGTGCATTTGGAAAGATGAGAAGCATGTTCAGGTTGAGATGATAATTTCTTGTGCGTTAGACGTTCATGCATTAGAAGGAAAACAAGAAAAAGAATATTCCAATTATTTTGGCGAGCCACGTTTACAAGGAGGCATCAAGGAGTTCACGATGGATCTTTTGTGTTTGCTAGCCAAGATTGGAAGCTACAAGAGATTCCCACAAACAGAGAGATTTCAACAGACAGAGACTCTTGGAAGATGGATGGGGCCAGGAGTAAATTCTCTTCTATGACCATGTACAAAGCTCTTTCTGGCCCAAGTCAAGCGCATTGCATCTTTCAGCTGGTCTGGAAATCCTCATGCAGATTAAGACACAAAATTTTCTTCTGGCTCTTGCTTCATGATCGTTTAAGCACAAGGAGCATGATCAAGCGCAGAAACATGCATCCGGAGGATTATAACTGCGCCCTTTGTGCAGAGCAATGTGAGGAAACATGTCTTCATCTGTTCTGGGATTGTCAATTTGCTGGTTTCTGTTGGGACAGGATTTTACCCAATAAACGAAGAGGTATTTCCACGTATGATGAGATCATGTTCATTCTTCGTGTGATTCCACAGAATATTGCTATGGAAGTTGTGATTATGGGTTGTTGGAGCATCTGGATAACCAGGAACGACAAAATCTTCAGACAAGCTCCGATTCACTATGGAACTTGGAAGCATTATCTCAGAGAAGGTCTTGAAGCTTCTAGTCTTAGGGCTAAACAGAAGAAAGCAGAGGACATTACCAGTTGAATAGTGCAGCACCTTTAATTTCTCTTATGTTTCCAAAAACTGGTGTAGGTTGAACCCTTGGGCTACATGTAGCCATGTATTTGTACTTTATTTAATTTAATATAGAAAAtaccgtagaacgattgttctacggtTTCGGCTCAAAAAAAAGATTGGAAGCTACGTGAGGATCAAATATATATATTATTTTGTATTCCTCTTCTCACCATGGAAGGAGTGTGTGTGGAATGGATTGTACATACATGATCAGCTTACCTTAAAAGAAGTCGGATGGGGCCCACCTGCGGATAGAGATGCACCTGAAGATGTACGGCGCACCAGTCCATATTATTTCACGTTATGTTGTTTAAATTGCAAAGGTTTAAAGTTTCCCTTTATTATTTGGCCGTGCAAGTCTAGGATAGAAATATGTATTTGGTTTCCAACTTTGTTAGAAGTCAGCTGATATACAGAAATGTCTGGGTATTTCTCAGAAAAAATACAACCACAAAAATTATTTCGCTCTAGACAACAACGGCACTGCGCTGGCTGCACATGAAAAAATGAGAATAAACAAAACAAAACCCGAAGATGAAAAGTGCACACGTTGAATAGCAGTCCGAATCCTACTGGGTGACATGGAAAGTGCAAGCCAGTGCAAGTCCGACTGCTACTGGGTACATGAGTCCATGGAAAGTGCAAGTCCGACCTACTGTGTACATGACTCCATGAAAAGTGCAAGTCCGACTCCCACTGGGTACAAGACTCCAGATCCTATTTAGATAGATACAGTTGCTGCTATAAATATCTATCCCTTCcttaatctttccctaataataataaagcacggatcgaCTTTGTCGGGTTCATCGTCGCGCactttttgtaaaaaaaaaatccTGACATTTTTTAAAATCAACCCGCAATACATGTGGCCTTCCATGATGCGCTGATGGGTTGCTGGATCTCGAACGCAAGAATCCTCGTTCCAAGAGCTAGACGTAAACCATCAGGACTCTCATCTGACTCATGCCTGTGTAGGAATCTTTACCTAATAATTTAGATATGCATACTGACCAGGTCTCTCTCACGTGGAGTCAAACTCTGAATCCCCTATTGACTTGCCTAGCCTCTTCATAAATAAGCTGTGGAGAAGCACCAGATCAAGCGGTCGGATGAGGAGGCGTAAGACGAGGACGAACCCACGGAAGTCATCTGGGTACATGACCTCGCCGAGGCCGACGGCAGCAATGGCCGAAGCCAAGCCAACGAGGCCCATGTCGTCGGGATACCTTTTCCTCCACTGCGCCCGTACCACAGGCACCATCATCAGCGTCCACGCGCGCCTTCTATTGCTCTATTGCCGATCGTCTGTAGGAGATAATTTCAGTTCCCGCGGCGCCGCGGTCGAGTCAACGAAATGTCGCCAAAGCGTAGCCGGTGGCGAATGGCGCTCGCATAGCTTCTTCCCCACTTTCTTCCTTGATCACCACGCCTTGTCGCAATACCACAGGCGTTGACCATCGCCACCGGCCACGCAAGTCACGCTCGACTGTGTTGCTTCAGCCAGGCCTCAACATCTAAAACCGACCCCTGTTGTCTCATGAAACACGAACGCCTGCCGATTCCTCCTCCATGCGTACAGGCCAGCAACACGCCGTCGAAGGGTAGCGCTATATGTGTTGATCTTCGGGAGGAGCGAGCTCTCCTCAAATATCTCTGGATCACAACTGGGCGCTATATGTGTTGATCTTGGGGAGGAGCGAGCTCTCCTCAAATTTCTCTGGATCACAACTGGGATTTCTCTGAAGAGGGCATTGTGCCGTCACCGGGCCGCACTCTGCAGCGCCAGGACATGACAACGCGGCGACGCCTACTGGATCTACGGGAACatattcctccccccccccccacacactctGCCTCGATTCCAATCTGACAGCCCTACCTCCTTGTCGTGCCATCCAATGCACCAAGACCGGCTGGGTTTGGTGGTGAGTGTCAAGTGTAGCGTGTAGCCCCCCACTGGTCACAAGTGCGTCGTCAGCCgcttcctcggcctcctcctccctgttCTGCAACAAGGGTGAAGAGTAGCGGCATGACGTTCTCCTCCGTTCTACCATGCCCCGCCTTTGGGCTTGAAACACCGGCATCAAGTTTTTGTGTGCTCTGATGATTAATTAGATCGTAATTGCCATTGCCGGCTATGGCCGACGTAGTGGAAACAACCTCTGCTTATATGCATACTCCATGGTAAGCTCAAGTATTGTTTCTCTTACATATTACTCCATACTGTATATTGCTAATCTCCCTCTTCCCTTCCGTGAGTTCATCACTTCATCTCATAGAAAATGTTCTTTATTAGAACATCAGGTCACAATGGTTTATTATTTGATGGTGGCCATTTTCATGTGGGGAATAAACTGACATCAAAGTTACAGGTTTGTTCGGTACACCTGCCAATCACATGTTTGTTAAAATGCCTACCTATACTGACATCAAAGTTACAGGTTTGTTCAGTACACCTGCCATTTTCGGAAAATATTAAAATAATTTGTATTTTGAACTCCAGGTCAATAGAAGTCCCAGCGGGAACTTAAGTTAACATATGCACATGGTTAATCTGCCCATCTCATACAGAAGGCTTACATACCTGCATTCCCTGTAGCTTTACTGTTTAAGACAAGCAGATCAATTCACACTCAATGTTGAGTTGTCCATATGATCATTTAGTCCACTATCGAGATCAcacatgccatcattttttattgttAATGATATTTCGACAGTATGATTTCAAGAGGCCTCATCTGAAAGCAATAAGCTATTTTTTTCGGGGAGCAATAAGCTATTTCT
Coding sequences within:
- the LOC123078262 gene encoding putative ubiquitin-like-specific protease 1B isoform X3, whose amino-acid sequence is MMISNQMNINRLKMKDMIISHKIDDISVKQHQMVCLLDDSKWLNDDVISAYICCIKDQVHVQNKNDGKVYFENPFISRLLKRDGGIGIHGDGTFMTDIVRNYLKYDMIELPINIDNKHWYLAIVNAKKSEIQVFDSLCWEFNRNDLTTMLQGLQYHLDILRRQQDSISHKWTDLDVTKWMITEQLREPIQEDSSSCGLFMLKFMEYSTEDTLCHPITQEIITPFRYKLASILLCWKTNTAAMTTMLEQSDIEEDPNDVVMLESPEDQNKAKSLNSLSFKNKYQSLISVISNMSLHALVGRLCSYIKSIKCMETLEKVWVQSSKPYPISLTLKKLQGILNEDLPMNRDCFNLVVRRNMFDNI
- the LOC123078262 gene encoding uncharacterized protein isoform X2 — translated: MNGLKSDEQINDNLLPSLPSSTISTLSPVSGLMNEQKVALDDDKQSDEHKQIEDERYDYLPQETSLKNDLLVKIDDISVKQHQMVCLLDDSKWLNDDVISAYICCIKDQVHVQNKNDGKVYFENPFISRLLKRDGGIGIHGDGTFMTDIVRNYLKYDMIELPINIDNKHWYLAIVNAKKSEIQVFDSLCWEFNRNDLTTMLQGLQYHLDILRRQQDSISHKWTDLDVTKWMITEQLREPIQEDSSSCGLFMLKFMEYSTEDTLCHPITQEIITPFRYKLASILLCWKTNTAAMTTMLEQSDIEEDPNDVVMLESPEDQNKAKSLNSLSFKNKYQSLISVISNMSLHALVGRLCSYIKSIKCMETLEKVWVQSSKPYPISLTLKKLQGILNEDLPMNRDCFNLVVRRNMFDNI
- the LOC123078262 gene encoding uncharacterized protein isoform X1, with the translated sequence MNGLKSDEQINDNLLPSLPSSTISTLSPVSGLMNEQKVALDDDKQSDEHKQIEDERYDYLPQDYALTERDLCAHVIIETSLKNDLLVKIDDISVKQHQMVCLLDDSKWLNDDVISAYICCIKDQVHVQNKNDGKVYFENPFISRLLKRDGGIGIHGDGTFMTDIVRNYLKYDMIELPINIDNKHWYLAIVNAKKSEIQVFDSLCWEFNRNDLTTMLQGLQYHLDILRRQQDSISHKWTDLDVTKWMITEQLREPIQEDSSSCGLFMLKFMEYSTEDTLCHPITQEIITPFRYKLASILLCWKTNTAAMTTMLEQSDIEEDPNDVVMLESPEDQNKAKSLNSLSFKNKYQSLISVISNMSLHALVGRLCSYIKSIKCMETLEKVWVQSSKPYPISLTLKKLQGILNEDLPMNRDCFNLVVRRNMFDNI